One Erysipelothrix amsterdamensis DNA window includes the following coding sequences:
- a CDS encoding heavy-metal-associated domain-containing protein, with amino-acid sequence MKHIIFVDNMKCEGCVKRISEELDNTRVDYTISLANKSVTVEGSNDTVHAAKQAIQSAGYSVK; translated from the coding sequence ATGAAGCATATAATTTTTGTCGATAATATGAAGTGTGAGGGATGCGTTAAACGTATTTCAGAAGAATTGGATAACACACGTGTGGATTATACGATCAGTTTGGCTAATAAATCCGTAACGGTTGAAGGATCAAACGATACCGTCCATGCAGCAAAACAAGCAATTCAATCAGCAGGCTATTCTGTAAAATAG